From Ignavibacterium sp.:
ATCCTGATCAACCATAATTGCACCGGTTGAAACAATTGCATCAACCATATTATTCATAACCATATCGTAAACAACTTTCTTTAATCCGGCACTGAATAAACTTCCTGCAAGAGTAAGAATAACAGCGCAGTTATCATCTTTGAGCATCATTTCATAAATTTTTGCAGCACGGTTCAGGTCGCGGGCAGAAAAAGCCATTTCGCCCATATCATCAACAAGTTTTACTACATTATGCTCTTTGATGTCAATATGTTTAACTACTTCTTTCAGGTAATCTTTTTTTGTTGCCATTTTTATCTCCCTATTAATTATTATTTTTTTGATAGATAAAATAATCTTTTTTAAATAGATTTACATTAAAAAGTATTTAATTTGATGAGGAAAATATGACCAGAGTAATTTTGGAATCTGAAAATAAAAAAGATCTTTTACTGATTACCGAACTTGCAGAAAGATTAAAAATAAAATATAGAATTGAAAGCTCTCCATCTGATGTTGAAAAAGAAAAACTTGAAGAAGTACTTAGTAAAGGTGCGGATATTTCTAACTATGGAGATCCGGTTAGTTGGCAAAGAAAAGTTAGAAAGGATAGGAGATTAATCTGACCATTAAAATTTTATGAAATTGATAGACAGTAATATTGTTATCTACTCTGCACTTGAAGAATATTCCTATTTAAGGGAAATGTTTAAAGAAAAAAATGTGTTCGTTTCTGAAATTACTTTATTGGAAGTATTAGGATATAGTAATATAACAGAAGAACAAGAAAGATATTTTCATGCAGCGTTTTCTTTAATGAATATAATCCCAGTTTCATCAGAAATCATTTCTACAGCAATTGAAATCAGAAAAAAGTATAAACTGACAGTTGGAGATTCGATTATAGCTGCTTCAGCTAAATTATTGGATTTAGTGTTACTGACTAATAATGTGTCTGATTTTAAAGACCTTCAATCGATAACCATTCACAATCCAATAAATAAGAAATAAATAATTAGGCCTAATCAGAAAAATATCTTTGCCAGTTTCAATATTCCTTGTTTCCATGGAACTCTGTGTGAAATACCGGTCTGATCTTTAAATTCATCGAGATGATCAAGATACCATTGATAATTTCTTATCAAAGCATCTTTATTAGAATACTTTGGTTTGAATCCTAAAACTCTTTCAGCTTTCTCTATCGAAACAAATGAATCTTTTGAAGCGGTTTCATAAACCCATTTATAAAGTGGAGAAAGTTTTAATGCTTCGAGAATTCTTAGTGTCCAGATAATCGGTTTTTCAGGTAAGCCAACAATTTTCTTTCCGTGACCGGCATAATCCAAAACTGCCTGATAATCTTCCCGCATTGTAGTGAATTCTTTTGCGCCAATGTTGAAAGTATCATTTACAATTTGTTCATCTAATGTTGCACAGAGATAAATTGCTTCGCATAAGTCTTCAACATCAAGCAGTTGATATCTGTTTTTTCCGCTACCAATCATTGGAAATCCTTTACCGTCTTTTGCCCAGTCGTAAAACAAAGCAAACACACCAAGTCTTTCAGGACCGATGAAAGATTTTGGTCTGATAATCGGGACACATTTGCCCTTTGCTCTGAACTTCAAACATTCTTCTTCAGCCAGAATTTTTGCTTTCCCATAGGGACCAACGCCATCCAGTTCATCATCCTCATACAAAGGGTGGTGATCAGGAATTCCATACACAGCAGTTGAAGATATATG
This genomic window contains:
- a CDS encoding type II toxin-antitoxin system VapC family toxin, with translation MIDSNIVIYSALEEYSYLREMFKEKNVFVSEITLLEVLGYSNITEEQERYFHAAFSLMNIIPVSSEIISTAIEIRKKYKLTVGDSIIAASAKLLDLVLLTNNVSDFKDLQSITIHNPINKK
- a CDS encoding NAD-dependent epimerase/dehydratase family protein; translated protein: MKYLITGGSGFLGINLIRYLHQRGHEITSLDIADFTYADMKDKIKIIKGDIRDKKIAEESVKGIDIVVHTAAALPLYKPEDIFSTDVDGTRNMLEAAFGADVKRFIHISSTAVYGIPDHHPLYEDDELDGVGPYGKAKILAEEECLKFRAKGKCVPIIRPKSFIGPERLGVFALFYDWAKDGKGFPMIGSGKNRYQLLDVEDLCEAIYLCATLDEQIVNDTFNIGAKEFTTMREDYQAVLDYAGHGKKIVGLPEKPIIWTLRILEALKLSPLYKWVYETASKDSFVSIEKAERVLGFKPKYSNKDALIRNYQWYLDHLDEFKDQTGISHRVPWKQGILKLAKIFF